gaggggaagaggaaagggaaggagggagagaaggaaggaagcaaggaagaggggaaggaggcaaggaaagagggaaaggaaggaggaaagatgaacggaaaggaagaaggaaaagaaagcgagaggaaggaggaaaaggaaagatgaaagagggagaggaaggaagggaggaagggaggaagggaggaagggaggaaggaaggaaggaaggaaggaaggaaggaaggaaggaaggaaggaaggaaggaaggaaggaaggaaggaaggaaggaaggaaggaaggaaggaaggaaggaaggaaggaaggaaggaaggaaggaaggaaggaaggaaggaagaaaaagagggaaggaagacagaaagggaagggaagagagaaggaaggaaggaaggaaggaaggaaggaaggaaggaaggaaggaaggaaggaaggaaggaaggaaggaaggaaggaaggaaggaaggaaggaaggaaggaaggaaggaaggaaggaaggaaaagagggaaggaagacagaaagggaagggaagagagaagaaaggaaaggaggaaggaaaagagggaagggaagggaagggaagggaagggaagggaagggaagggaagggaagggaagggaagggaagggaagggaagggaagggaagggaagggaagggaagggaagggaagggaagggaagggaagggaagggaagggaagggaagggaagggaagggaagggaagggaagggaagggaagggaagggaagggaagggaagggaagggaagggaagggaagggaagggaagggaagggaagggaagggaagggaagggaagggaagggaagggaagggaagggaagggaagggaagggaagggaagggaagggaagggaagggaagggaagggaagggaagggaagggaagggaagggaagggaagggaagggaagggaagggaagggaagggaagggaagggaagggaagggaagggaaggaagaaaaaagggaaggaagagggaaggagtcaggaaaagagggaaggaagagggaaggagggaaggaaggaagggcatGCAGCTTCCTGGAGAGCTGGATGGATGCCCATCAGGACCCCCAGCTTCCCTCCCTGTCGGGTCCCTTCTctgcgggccggggccggcggctgccctCCCCATGGCTGCCCAGGCACCGCAGGGCCAGGGGGCTGCGCAGGGCTCCGCGCCGGGGCCTTGGTGCTTTGCGGGGCAGATGGTTTCGTTCCCCCCAGTTCGTGCCAGGTTTCAGCCTCATGCTGTTATTTTGTTCTTCTGGAACGAGACTGGTGTTGCTTCCCAGAGAGGCCCTAttaggacaaaaagaaaatcccGTGAATAGGCGTAACAGGGCACCAGGAGGGATAGgtcttaaatgtattttaatatgagCAGGGCATTGTGTGTAATTCAGCGCTCATCATCGTTTAGTCAAAGAGTTATGGCAGTGATTGGGAATGAATAGGGGGACATAATGGATACATGTGGCGTTTGCTCATTATATTCAACTTAGTCCAACTCCTCTGTGGAAACTGTTCAACTTTCTCTCCCTTTAGCCTGTCATAGTGAAATAATACAGACATTGGTTCCTCGAATGGGATAGCCTGCCATGCTATTATATTTCTACAGCTAACGAGGGCTTCATAAGCCTTTGATACAGCCTGATCTTTGAAACCTTTCCAAATCTCCTCAAGCTTATGCTAAATCCtatttggaactttttttttttctttttcttttttttttttccctcgccTGCTAGTGCCCCAGGCTTAAGAAACCCGGGCGGTGACATGCATACTAAAGCATGCGGGGACACCTCCTGAAAGGCGACTTACGGCGCTGATCACAGGCTCTCACGCGAGTAACACACCACTCCGGCCGCGCAGCTGAATGCCGCCAACCCCCCGGAACCCACCCAccgccccctccatcccccccgcTCCGCACCCCGCACCCCGCTaatccgcgcccgccgccgccccgcgcaccCACCCGCGCGGCGCGGCACGGCACGACACGACACGGCGCGACATGCCACGGCGCGACACGCCACGACACGACGTGCCACGGCACCTGTCCGACCTGTGCCGCAAATTAACAAACCCCGCGCCCCGCATTTTACTCCGGCGCTCCCCGCGcctgctccgccgccgcccctccggagagacagagagagaaaagacgggaagggagggaaaagaaagaaagggaaaaaagacagaaatgaagggtaagaaaaaaaaggaataaagccgggggaaaggggaaaaaaaaaacaaaccccggagagttaaagaaaacaaaggcgATAGCCTCGcgcccccgctcccgccggctgCCGGAGCCGCCCCGGTCCGGGGACCGCCGGggggccgcccgcgccccgcAGCCTCCCATTGGCTCCGGAGCCCGCTCATTTGCATACCGCCGTCTATTAAAGGGCGGGCGGAGGCGCGGAGGGGCGCAGACGACGGTGGCGGGTGCGCGGAGCCGCGCACCATCACCCCCGGGTACCGCGCACCATCACCCCCATCCACCATCACCCCCGGACCGCGCCGTCGGGCTGAGCCCCGCGCAAGTGCCATGAGCCCCCTGCGGCTGCTGGCCGTCGCCTGCCTGCTGGCCCTGTCCCGCGGCAAGACGGTGAGGTACCGCACGGACGAGGAGGGGGCGCCCGGCACGGTGATCGGTACGCTGGCCGACGAGATGCCGGTGAAGGCGCCGGGGGAGATGAGCTTCCGCCTGATGCGGCAGTTCAGCAACAGCTCGCTGGTGCGGGTGCGGGAGGAGGACGGGCAGCTGAGCATCGGGGAAGCGGGGCTGGACCGGGAGCGGCTGTGCGGGCAGGCCCCCCAGTGCGTCCTGGCCTTCGACGTGGTGAGCTGCTGGCGGGAGCGCTACCGCCTGGTGCACGTGGAGCTGGAGGTGCGTGACATCAACGACAATGCCCCACGTTTCCCTCGTGCCCAGATGGCGCTGGAGGTGTCGGAGAGCGCCACACCGGGCACCCGTCTCCCACTGGAGGTGGCCGTGGATGAGGACGTGGGCTCCAACTCCATCCAGAGCTTCCAGGTCTCCCTCAACAGCCACTTTGGTGTGGAGGCGCAGACACGGGCAGATGGAGCACGCTGCGCAGACCTCGTGCTGCTCCAGGAGCTGGACCGCGAGCGCCAGCCCTCCTACACACTGGAGCTGGTGGCCAAGGATGGTGGCAGCCCGGCACGCTCAGGCACGGCCACTGTGCACGTCCGTGTCCTCGATGCCAACGACAACAGCCCTGCCTTCGCCCAGGGCTCAGTCAcagtggagctgcctgaggatgCGCCACCTGGCTCCCTGCTGCTCGACCTGGACGCTGCGGATCCCGACGAGGGCCCCAATGGCGAGGTGGTCTACACCTTCGGCAGCCAGGTGCCCCCCGAGGCACGGCGGCTCTTCCGCCTCGACCCACGCTCGGGCCGCCTCACGTTGGAGGCCGCTGTGGACTATGAGCGCACCCGTACCTACGAGCTGGACGTGCGTGCTCAGGACcgtggcgccagcccccgcaCCGCCACCTGCACTGTCATCGTGCGCCTCACTGATGTCAACGACAACGCGCCACGCATCAGCATCAGCGCCCTCCGTGGTGCCGCCAGTGCCGCTGGTGTGGCCTACGTTAGTGAGGCGGCAGCCAGCGAGAGTTTTGTGGCCCTTGTCAGTGCCTCAGACCGTGACTCAGGTGCCAATGGGCAGGTGCGCTGTAGCCTTCGTGGCCATGACCACTTTGCCCTGCAGCGTGCATATGAGGACAGCTACATGATCGTCACCACGGCGGCGCTGGACCGCGAGCGCATCCCTGAGTACAACCTCACCGTGGTGGCCGAGGACCTGGGCTCACCACCCTTCAAGACCGTCCGCCAGTACACAGTGCGGGTGAGCGATGAGAATGACAATGCGCCACTCTTTGCCAAGCCCCTCTATGAGGTGGCCGTGCCAGAGAACAACCCTCCAGGTGCCTACATCACCACTGTGGTGGCCCGCGACCCTGATCTTGGCCACAACGGTAAGGTCACTTACCGGCTCCTGGAGACACAGGTCATGGGGGCCCCCATCTCCACCTATGTCTCAGTGGACCCTGCCACTGGGGCCATCTATGCCCTCAGGACGTTCAACTATGAGATCCTCAAGCAGTTGGACCTGAGGATCCAGGCCACTGACGGTGGCTCCCcacagctttccagcagcacccTTGTCAAAGTGAGGATGGTGGACCAGAACGACAACCCTCCCGTCATCATCCACCCAGTGCTCACCAACGGGACAGTGGAAATCAGTGTGTCCAGCAAGACCTCCCGTGATTCCCTGGTAGCCCAGATCAAAGCTCGAGACGCAGATGACGGGGCCAATGCCGAACTCACCTTTGCCTTCCTGGAAGAGCCCCAGCAGGACCTTTTCACCATCAACCCAAGTAATGGGGACATtgtgctgaggggagacctctcCGAAGAGCTGGGACAGCTGTTCAAGGTCATCCTCACCGTGACAGACAATGGCAGACCCCCTCTGGCCACGACTGCCACAGTCAACTTCCTGGTGACCG
Above is a window of Larus michahellis chromosome 1, bLarMic1.1, whole genome shotgun sequence DNA encoding:
- the PCDH8 gene encoding protocadherin-8 → MSPLRLLAVACLLALSRGKTVRYRTDEEGAPGTVIGTLADEMPVKAPGEMSFRLMRQFSNSSLVRVREEDGQLSIGEAGLDRERLCGQAPQCVLAFDVVSCWRERYRLVHVELEVRDINDNAPRFPRAQMALEVSESATPGTRLPLEVAVDEDVGSNSIQSFQVSLNSHFGVEAQTRADGARCADLVLLQELDRERQPSYTLELVAKDGGSPARSGTATVHVRVLDANDNSPAFAQGSVTVELPEDAPPGSLLLDLDAADPDEGPNGEVVYTFGSQVPPEARRLFRLDPRSGRLTLEAAVDYERTRTYELDVRAQDRGASPRTATCTVIVRLTDVNDNAPRISISALRGAASAAGVAYVSEAAASESFVALVSASDRDSGANGQVRCSLRGHDHFALQRAYEDSYMIVTTAALDRERIPEYNLTVVAEDLGSPPFKTVRQYTVRVSDENDNAPLFAKPLYEVAVPENNPPGAYITTVVARDPDLGHNGKVTYRLLETQVMGAPISTYVSVDPATGAIYALRTFNYEILKQLDLRIQATDGGSPQLSSSTLVKVRMVDQNDNPPVIIHPVLTNGTVEISVSSKTSRDSLVAQIKARDADDGANAELTFAFLEEPQQDLFTINPSNGDIVLRGDLSEELGQLFKVILTVTDNGRPPLATTATVNFLVTATAPSSIQEIAKPSSWEGKALQWDIPLIVIIVLAGSCTLLLVAIITIATTCNRRKKGNEIKNNASLKEQIDISHLEKGRQEEGSPRGNVFEVRTFPSKTSFTSPDASPAAEEISTAESGSDSTCLYEGQKRLRGPNGEQGFAAAPSYGKEAAPPVAIWKGHSFNTISGREAEKFSGKDSGKGDSDFNDSDSDISGDALKKDLITHMQNGLWACTAECKILGHSDRCWSPSCGRANPHPSPHPSAPLSTFCKSTSLPRDPLRRDNFYQAQLPKTVGLQSVYEKVLHRDFDRTITLLSPPRPARLPDLQEIGVPLYPAPSTRYLGPQTDTAEKV